In Streptomyces capitiformicae, one genomic interval encodes:
- a CDS encoding YdcF family protein codes for MISEQAWQDAQLLWDFQLMKHEPRPCSVAIGLGSHDLGVADTTADLYHRGFAPLIVFTGATSRTTQDRMPRGEAEHYRERALELGVPASAILVEPRARNTGENVQYSRAMLAEQGIDVSSVLLVSKPYEERRAYATARKLWPEVEIISASTPMSFGEYVQSIGDARLVVDMLVGAQQRLLVYPREGFMISMDVPADVTAAYERLRAAGFTSRLIRAAADRSTG; via the coding sequence GTGATCTCGGAGCAGGCTTGGCAGGACGCCCAACTCCTCTGGGACTTCCAGCTCATGAAGCACGAACCGCGCCCCTGCTCGGTCGCGATCGGTCTCGGCAGTCACGACCTGGGCGTGGCGGACACGACGGCGGACCTCTACCACCGCGGCTTCGCCCCGCTCATCGTCTTCACGGGCGCGACCAGCCGGACCACCCAGGACCGGATGCCGCGCGGCGAAGCCGAGCACTACCGCGAGCGCGCACTCGAGCTGGGCGTGCCGGCCTCCGCCATCCTGGTGGAGCCCCGAGCCCGGAACACCGGCGAGAACGTCCAATACTCCCGGGCCATGCTTGCAGAGCAGGGCATCGACGTCTCCTCCGTGCTGCTGGTGAGCAAGCCCTACGAGGAACGCCGCGCCTACGCCACCGCCCGCAAGCTCTGGCCCGAAGTGGAGATCATCAGCGCGTCAACACCTATGAGCTTCGGGGAGTACGTGCAATCGATCGGGGACGCGAGGCTGGTCGTCGACATGTTGGTAGGAGCACAACAACGGCTCCTGGTGTACCCGCGGGAGGGATTCATGATCAGCATGGATGTCCCCGCAGACGTGACCGCGGCGTACGAAAGGCTCCGGGCGGCGGGCTTCACGAGCCGGCTCATTCGCGCGGCTGCCGACCGGTCGACCGGGTAG
- a CDS encoding DUF4145 domain-containing protein — MAEARERIGNNILATCGTCDQVVMAVVEGVLVEGTSNKGFPTLLQLARCLKCGDGLLAVEEDYGKGWDGNPMTVWPNTQRSLSWLIPEILRRQHEEAHRCFSVKAYTATVVMVRRTLEGVCSNQGVDNRGPLMRRLEQLKESGKIDGRLLEWSQALRLLGNEGAHFSEKVVTEDDAADALALAEALMDYLYVYSAQFEKFKQRRAQG, encoded by the coding sequence ATGGCTGAAGCTCGCGAGCGTATTGGCAACAACATCCTTGCCACCTGCGGAACCTGTGATCAGGTAGTCATGGCTGTAGTGGAAGGAGTGCTGGTAGAAGGAACTTCGAACAAGGGTTTCCCGACCCTTCTCCAGCTTGCAAGATGCCTTAAATGCGGCGATGGACTGCTTGCTGTGGAAGAAGATTACGGGAAAGGCTGGGACGGTAATCCCATGACGGTCTGGCCGAACACGCAAAGATCACTTAGTTGGCTAATTCCGGAGATTCTGAGGAGGCAGCACGAGGAGGCGCATAGGTGCTTCTCAGTCAAGGCCTATACGGCAACCGTAGTAATGGTGCGACGAACCTTGGAGGGTGTGTGTAGTAACCAGGGTGTCGATAATCGAGGACCGTTGATGAGGCGCCTTGAGCAACTCAAAGAGAGTGGCAAGATTGACGGGCGTCTTCTTGAATGGAGTCAGGCCCTCCGCTTGCTAGGTAATGAAGGTGCCCACTTCAGTGAAAAGGTGGTCACTGAAGACGACGCTGCAGATGCACTGGCCCTTGCGGAAGCGCTAATGGACTACCTGTACGTCTACTCTGCGCAGTTTGAAAAATTCAAACAGCGCAGAGCGCAGGGATGA
- a CDS encoding toll/interleukin-1 receptor domain-containing protein — protein sequence MDANPAGQGNRIFVSYAHLDDELLNQAVEHFTSDLRSFYSAKTGGTLEVFFDRESIGWGTDWRRRIDSELRGASIFMPIITMQYFNRPACREELNAFHGSAELLGAKYLLLPIVIMGASGITADSQMPEVRLIERIQFENLEEAFLAGRGTREWREALSRIADKLVTIISQAEENLSAVAAVAGVEKSEELNEEFDLFQHFEQLNQLGEALTPELEAATQDLTTWCTVVQEEMQKFSPTSPAVLRSRSVVMAAAVREPSLKLQESATTFAQSVTEADALLRAVVSQLVGVNTSHGATLAEKIIADVTQGSTDLQEFLEGLGEILEMLKTMEIMSVPLRKAIKPGRIGFTKLQDSIKTIDGWRGLSIR from the coding sequence ATGGACGCTAACCCCGCAGGTCAGGGAAACCGTATCTTCGTTAGCTACGCACACCTGGACGATGAACTCCTCAACCAGGCAGTAGAGCACTTCACGAGTGATCTGCGAAGCTTTTACTCTGCGAAGACAGGGGGCACACTGGAGGTCTTCTTTGACCGCGAAAGTATCGGCTGGGGAACCGATTGGCGACGCCGAATCGACTCTGAACTAAGAGGCGCTTCCATCTTCATGCCAATCATCACCATGCAGTACTTCAACCGTCCGGCCTGCCGCGAAGAGCTGAATGCCTTCCATGGGAGCGCCGAACTGCTGGGCGCCAAGTATCTACTCCTTCCTATCGTTATCATGGGCGCCAGCGGCATCACGGCAGATAGCCAGATGCCCGAGGTGCGCCTCATTGAACGTATCCAGTTCGAAAACCTTGAAGAAGCATTCTTGGCGGGTCGCGGCACGAGGGAGTGGAGGGAGGCACTCTCGAGGATCGCCGATAAGCTTGTCACTATTATCTCTCAAGCAGAAGAGAACCTTTCTGCCGTCGCAGCGGTAGCTGGAGTGGAAAAATCGGAGGAGCTGAACGAGGAATTCGACTTGTTTCAGCACTTTGAGCAACTGAACCAACTGGGAGAGGCTCTCACGCCTGAACTGGAAGCAGCAACGCAAGACCTCACCACGTGGTGCACGGTGGTGCAGGAGGAGATGCAGAAGTTCAGCCCCACTTCCCCAGCCGTTCTCCGATCTCGGTCCGTTGTGATGGCAGCGGCAGTACGCGAGCCGTCCCTGAAGCTGCAAGAGAGCGCGACGACGTTCGCCCAGTCCGTCACAGAGGCCGACGCGCTCTTGCGCGCCGTCGTTAGCCAACTGGTTGGCGTCAATACATCACACGGTGCAACGTTGGCGGAAAAGATTATCGCGGATGTCACGCAGGGGTCGACTGACCTTCAAGAATTCCTGGAGGGCCTAGGCGAGATCCTAGAGATGTTGAAGACCATGGAAATCATGAGCGTTCCTCTCCGAAAGGCCATCAAGCCGGGGCGGATTGGCTTCACCAAACTCCAAGACTCCATCAAGACTATTGACGGATGGCGTGGACTTTCTATCCGTTAG